The Deltaproteobacteria bacterium DNA segment AGCCAAGGCTGCTAGCAATACGCCTAGGATTCGGGTCACCACGTTGATGCCAGTGGTACCAAGAACTTTAGCAATTCTCTCGGCCAGCCTCAGAGCGGCCCAACACAACACTAAAACAATGGTCGTGCAGGCCAGTACAATGCCTGACCCCAAGGGATGCAACAACGCACCCTCACCGGCCAAAATCATAACACTTGCCATCGCACCCGGACCTGCCATGAGCGGAATTGCTAAAGGAAAGATACTGATGTCTTCCTTAGCCATCGCTTCGGCCTGCTCTTCTTCAGTTTCTCGCTCACGCTGAGCAAAAACCATATCAACGGCTATCTTAAACAAGAGTAACCCACCGGCGATTCTGAAAGCACTTAATGAGATTCCCAAAGTCGCCAGAAGTTTTCCACCGATTAAAGTAAACGACCACAATACGATTCCCGCAGCCATGGTTGAGCGGCGCGCAACCTGGCGATGGTCATCAGGGCCTAAGGAACCACTCACTCCCAAATACATCGGAACCAATGCAATCGGATCCATTACAACCAACAATGTCAAAAAGCTCTTAATCGCTAACGCTTCCATTACAAGCCTCCACGTTATTAGGAGATGGCAAATGCCACCCTAAGTCCACAAAAACCGCAAAACTGTCTCATTGAGAACAAATTTCGCTTCACTTCGTTTGATACGAATAATCAAGATCACAGGAATGTGATCTATCTTTTCAATTAGGGTCTAATGCTATTGGTTGGCTTCTCAAAATGGGAAGCTTACACCGATCTGAGCACCTGCACGGCCAACATGGCGATAACCAAGTTCAACCCGCAAATCTACGCCCTGACCCAAATGCCAATAAATGCCAGCTATTCCGCCGCCATCTGGCTCAAAAATATCTGCACCAAGCCCGATGACCAAGCCTGTGCGCGCGCCTACATATGCTGTGAGTTCCTCGAGAATATGAAAATTCCACTTCACGCCAGCAGCAGGCTCTAAAAACAAATAATCTGCGTCGCCTTTGAAATACCAAGCAACGTAACCGCCAAGTTCGAGATCGAAAGAATCGTTAAGTCCGGGAACGAATCCGTCATGCAACACGGGCATCACGAACCAGCCTGCGCCGCCAACAACATGGTTACTGACTGAACCCAAAATATCGAATCGCATATCTCTCTCAAGAGAAACATTATCCTGAATAATGGGCTGCACCTTGGCAGATACGAGGGCAGGCATACACAGGCAAATCACGGCTGCCAACACATAAAAAACAGTCTTATTGCTCATAACCTCAAACTCCGATCGCAGGTCCCTACCCTTAACCCGCTATAGCGAAAGCATTCACTCTCTGCCACACCCCTTGGACACGCAACATTAAAAAATACGGCAAAAAATGTTTAAATAGCTT contains these protein-coding regions:
- a CDS encoding MarC family protein, coding for MEALAIKSFLTLLVVMDPIALVPMYLGVSGSLGPDDHRQVARRSTMAAGIVLWSFTLIGGKLLATLGISLSAFRIAGGLLLFKIAVDMVFAQRERETEEEQAEAMAKEDISIFPLAIPLMAGPGAMASVMILAGEGALLHPLGSGIVLACTTIVLVLCWAALRLAERIAKVLGTTGINVVTRILGVLLAALAVQYVADGTLAFLA